The Metamycoplasma subdolum DNA window TTTGCATCATCAATTTTAGGTCAAAAATCAACACTTAATAGAGTAAACGATATTGCTGAAATTGCACCTTACATTTGGCTTTCATTTATTTTTATTGGATTAATTATTCTTTCAGGATATTTAACTAGATTTTACTTAATTGAAAAAAGAAAAGCAAAAGTTTTTAAGCAAAATGAATTTAATTTCTCTAAATTAGCCAAACAAAGAAGTGTATAGAAATTAAAAAACAGGATTACTCCTGTTTATTTTTTTCCTCTTTTTTTGGTTTTTCCTTTTTCTATATCGACATCAAATTCTTCTTCATCCATTTTTTTAGGATTGTGATCTTCAATAATGTATTCAGTAAAATTGGATAAATCTGACATTCTGAAAACATGTAAAGATACTAAAGAAGAAGTGAAAAAATCAATTTTTTTAAGATGCCTTGTCGCTAGAAAAATCTGAGTCATGGAATTAATTGATCTTGAAAAATAGAAACTATTTGAAAGTCAATGGAATCCATAGTGTCTCAAAACATCACGAATTTCTTCATAAGCGTCGTGATAGTTTTTTTCTTCACCATATGCTTTTTTAAGCTCAGCTTTGTTTAAATAAAAAACAAGTCCGTACATAAACTTCCTTTCGATTATTAATTTGTGAAAAATTTGCTAGGTGTTAATTTAATTATAAGCCAGAGAAAAGAATAATTTCAAAATGTATTTTTTAAACAAAATAAAAATAAGCCATTTATGACTTATTTTGATTATTAAATTTTGATTAATTTTATTGATATTCTTGTAATGTTTGTTTGATTGAATTAGTTGAAATTTCAACATTTTTTGTTCACTTTGCATAAATTTCAAGTTTATTATTTGGATTAACTTTCAATTCAGCTTGAATGCTATCTCTAACTAATTTTTCAAACTCTACATAACCAACAGGTTGGTCTGGGTTTCTTTTATGAAATTCTTCTCTTTGTTTTCTATTTTCTTTCAGTGCTTTGTCAAGTTTTCTTTCTTCTTTTGGCTTACATGAAATAGCAAGAGCGGGTATAATTGTTAAACTTGAAATTGCAAATAAAGCAAGAGTAATTTTTTTAATTTTGTTCATTATACAAGTTCCTTTTTAGTTTTCAATAAGTTTCTTAGCATCTGCTAAATTAACTGAGAAGAAAGTTGTAACACCACGTTTTTGCATGGTTGCACCATATAGTTTGTCAACTCTTTCCATTGTTCCTTGACGGTGGGTAATAACGATGAATTGAGTGTCTTTTTTTAGGCTTTGTAAAAACTGTGCAAAACGAATAACATTGGCTTCGTCAAGTGCTGCTTCAACCTCATCCAAAATACATAGAGGAAGAGGTTTTGCTTTTAAAATTGAGAATAGTAAACTAATTGCAATAAGAGCCTTTTCACCACCTGAAAATAGTTTAAGATTTTTAACTGATTTGCCAGGAGGTTGAGCAATAACATCAATTCCTGTTTCAAGAATATTTTCTGGGTCGGTATATCTAATTTCTGCCATACCTCCACCGAACATTTTTTGAAATACAAATCTAAATTCATTATTAACAAGGTTAACAGTTTCAGTAATTCTTTGAACAATAATTTTATCCATTTCAGCAATTGCTTGTTCAAAAATTTCCTTAGCCTTAATAATGTCATCAGTTTGTTTTTTATGATCATTATATTTGTTTTGAACTTCTTCAAGTTCTTGAATAGCATCAACATTAACATGCCCAAGTTGTCTTATTTCTTGTCTAATTTGATTTACAAGAACTCTAGCTCCTGAAACATCAGCATCTGGATTGTAATATTGCATTGCTGTTTCTAAAATCATGTTATATTCTTCAGCAAGTCTTCTTTTTGCTTCTTCAACTTTAGCTTCACAAGTTGCCTTTTCAGCATATTTTAATTTTGAATTACTTAAGATTTCACGTGCTTGTGCTTCCAAGTCTGATTTTTGTCTAATTATTTCATAGTATGAATTTGAAGTTTCTTGATAAATGTTTTGTTGAGTTCTTAAATTTGCTTCAAGGTTTGATTTATCAGTAATTAATTTATTAATTGATGAAGCAAAATCAATGTTTGATTCAAGTTCAATTTTTTCATCAGAAAGTTGAGTATATTGAATCATGTAATCATCAAATTTTGTTTGTGCTTCTTTTAATAAAGATTCAAAGTTACTTTTTTCTAAAGTATAGTTTGAGGTTAAATTAATAACTTCTTTTTGATCATGTTCAATTTTTGCTTTAGCAACTCTGATTTTTTCAATTTCTTCTTCTAAAAGAGGAACAATTTCTTGAAGTTTTTTAACTTGCTCTTCAAGTCCAAATGTTGAAGTTGTATGTTGAGCTTGTCCACCAACCATAACTCCGCCAGGTCTAATTATGTCACCTTCAAGAGTTACAACCATGTATTTCTTTTCAAGTAATTGTGAAAGCTTATTTGCGTTTTCAATATTATCACTTACTAAAATATTTCCAAGTAAGAATCTTTTTAAAACAGTAAATTCTTTATCAACTTGAACAAGTTCGCTAGCTACGCCTAAAAATCCTTTTTGAGTTTGTGCTACGACAATGTGTTGCTCATTAATAAATTTAGGATTAATTGAACTTAGAGGAATGAAAGTTGCTCTACCACCATTGTTTTGTTTTAAGAATTCAATTGCTTTAACAGCAGTATCTGAATTATCAACAACGATATGTTGAACCGCGTTAGCTAAAACGGTTTCAATTGCGATTGCATATTGTGGTTCAACATTAATTATTTGGCTAACAAGTGCTTTATATCCTTTGAAAAGGTGAGCATTTTCAACAATATTTTTGGTTCCTTTTGAAATATTAGTTTTACTTTCTTGTGCTTCTAAAATAACTTCAATTTTTGAACGAACTTTTGAAAGTTTGTCATGTTTTTCACCAAGCATACTGTTAAGTTTTGATGTTTGGGTACTAAATGTAATACTTTTTTCATTTAATTCATTAATAAGTGCAGTTTTATCACTGATGTATTTTTTAAATGAAACAATTTTTTCATTAAGTTCGCTAAGTATTTCTTTTAAACTTTCAATCTTTGCTTCGGTTGTTGCTTTTATTTGGCCTGAAAGAACAAGTGAACGTTGTTTTTCAACAGCAGCTGATCTAATTTCGATAGATTGAATTTCAGTTTTAATTTTATCAATTTTAGCATTAAGCTCTTGAACCATTTTGTTTGATTCATTCATTGCTTCAGTCTTAATTTCAGCTGATGTTGTAAGTGCTTTAATTCTTGAAGTTATATCTTGGTTTGTGATTTCATATTCATTAACTTCGCTAGTTAAATCTTTTAATCTTTCAGCGTAATTAATTTGATCATGAACTAAAAGTGAAACTTCAATGTCTTTAAGTTGTTCTTTGTATTCAAGATAAGTTTTTGCTTTTTCTGCTTGTCTTCTTAAAGGTCCAAGTTGTCTTTCGAGTTCATTTAATAATACGGTCGCACGACCCAATGATTCTTCAGTTCTTTCAAGTTTTCTTTGTACTTCTATTTTTCTTGAGCGATACATGCTTGTACCACTAGCTTCTTCAAAAATATCACGTCTTTGTTCTGGAGTAGCTTCAGCAATTCCTGAGATAGTTCCTTGACTAATAATAGCAAGTGATGATTTAGAAATACCTGACATCATTGCAATTTCTTTAATATCTTTTGCTCTTGCTTCTTCACCATTAATGTAATACTCGTTTGCACCTTTTCCACGAGTTAAAACACGCGAAATGGTGAAATAATCATGAGGAATTGAAACTTCTCTATCTTTGTTATCAAAAGTTAAAATTACTTCCGCTCTATCCATTGGCTGTTCAGTTTTTGAACCAGCAAAGATGATATCTTCCATACTATCACCACGTAAAGCTTTAGATGAAGTTTCACCTAAAACTCATTTGATAGCATCGTTTATATTGGATTTTCCAGAACCATTTGGTCCAATGATTGCAGCAACTCCACCATCAAATTTTAAAGTTACTTTATCGGCAAATGATTTAAATCCATGAGCTTCAACTTGAATTAATTTCATTTTCTTCCTTTCAATTAAAAGTCATTAATAAATTATAAGGTGTTTGATATTCTAAAAGTAAAAGATTTTTTTAATTTTATTTATAGTTTTTAATCTTTTTTAATATTAAAAAAGAAGCAAAATAAAAACAAGATTTTAACCTTGTTTAATCGCTCGCTATTTTGCTAAGTGCAGATTTTGCAGCATTTTGTTCTGCTTCTTTTTTTGTTCTTCCAAAGCCTTCACCATACACTTCAGTATTGACCATAACTTTGACAAAAAACCGTTCTTCGCTAGGCTTGTCAACAAGTTCTTCAGCAATATATTTGATGGTTGAATTTTTGAAATTTGATTGCATGTGTTCTTGAAAAATTGACTTGTAATTTGTTAAGCTATCAGGTCTAATTTTTTTAATATCTTGAATGATGAATTTTTTAATAAATCTTTTGGTATGAAATCCAATTTGCCTATCATCAAAAGCTAAATAAATTGCACCAATTATTGCCTCAATATGAGATGATAAAACGTGACTGTTTAATCCGTTAATAAATGCATTTTTTCCAGTAGCAATTATGTCTAAGATTTGAAGTTCTTCGCCACATTGTGAAAGGTGTTTATTACTTACTAAAGACTTTCTAACTTCAGTTGCTTCACCTTCATTTAAGTTAAATTGTGAGTAAATAAAATCAGAAACATAAAAGTCTAAAATTGCATCGCCTAAAAATTCAAGCATTTGATAATCTTTGCAATTTTTTTTGCCGTGGCAATATGAACTATGAGTCAAAGCTTGCTGAATTAATAAAAATTGTTCTTCAGTAAAATTGAGATTAATATATTTTTTTATTCAATCTCTAACATTAGAAAGCCATTCACTATTTTTGCTAGTCATTTCACGCCTCTATTTCTTTTTTCAGAACTTCGGTTAAGTTCTTTTCAATTGCATTTTTTACTTGTTGAAGAGCTGAATAAAATGCAAGTGAATCACTTGATCCATGGGCTTTAACAACAACCTTATTTAGGCCGGCTATATAAGCTCCACCAGTATTGCGATAATCATAACGTTCTTTGAATTTTTTCAAATCTTTTTTTAGAAGCAATGCTGCGAATTTATTTTTAAGATTTTTATAAAAAATTCCTTTTAGTAATTTAAGAACATTCAAGAAAGATGATTCCATTGTTTTGAGAAAAATATTTCCACTAATCCCATTTGTTACAACAATATCAACTTTGCCTTTTATTGCATCATCCGGTTCTAGAAATCCTTCATAAATAAAGTTATTTTTTGAAATTTTAAAATTTTTATTTGTTTCTTGATTTAACAAACTTCCTTTGTAATCTTCGCTTCCAATATTTAAAAGCCCAACTGTGATTTTTTCTTTATTTTCAATTAAAAGTTTGTAATACAAAGTTGCAATTTTTGCTCAATTAATTAATGTTTCACTAGTAACATCTAAGTTTGCACCAGCATCTAAAAGAAGCATCTTTTGACCTTCGTTTACTGTTGCCATGACCGGCATAAATGCAGGTTTAATTTCAGGGTGTAAACGTTCAATTTTGAAAAATGAAAGACTAGTAAAAGCACCACTATCGCCACTCGAAATTATTGCATCAGCATCTTCATTTTTCAAAACATTGAATGCTTCTAGCATTGAGCTCTCTTGCCTTAAAACTTCTCGTGGGCTTGACTCAATGTGAATTAAATTTGTTGAGTTAAAAATTTGAATATTTCCAACTTTTTTTGTGTTTATCTTTTTAATTAATTCTTCATGTCCAACAAGGTATAAAAAATAGTCTTTGTTTTCAAAAGCAAACTTTAAACTTGCTTCAATTAAAGCTTCTTCACCGCCATCATTATTTAATAAATCAACAACAATTTTCTTCACTACAACCTCTATTCTGCACTGATTAAATAAGGATAAATCGCTTGACCACTGTCATAAATTTCAACCTCAACATCAAAAGTACTTTGAATATATTCTTGAAGTTCTTCAGCCTCTGTTTTAAAGACTTCTTGACCATAAAAAATATTAATAATTTGAGTGTCGTCATTCATAATTTCGTCAATTAATAATTTTGCTGCTTGAATGTTGGTTTTGGCAGTGTCAACAATCTTACCATCTGCTATAACCATAAAGTCGCCTTCTTTTATTTTTATACCATTAATTTTGGTGTCTTTTATTGATGGAGCGATCTCTCCATAACGCATGTTTTTGATAGCATCATTCATCAAAGTTTTGTTTTCTTGAACTGAATTTTCTTTATTAAACATTAATGCAACACCAAGTGCTTGAGCTTGAGATTTTGTGGGCAAAATAACAATTTCTTTTTTACCTTTAAATAAAGTAGCGGCTTGTTGAGCAGATAATGTTATGTTTGAATTGTTAGGCAGAATAAACACTGTTTTTGTTCCAACAGATTCAATTGCTTGAACAATATCTTGAGTTGAAGGATTATTAGTTTGACCACCTTCAATAACATAATCAACATTATTATCTTTCATAAGTTGAATAATCCCGCTTCCAGTGTTGCATGAAATTAAAGAAGAACCATTGACTAATTTAGGTGAGCCGTTTCCGTTGCCGTTTCCGTTGCCGTTTCCGTTTTTACTGTGAAGTTTTTGATTATTTTCTTTACTATTATTTGCTTGAACGGTCATGTTATCAATTTTAATTCTAATAAATTGACCAAGTCCATTTGCTGCATTTAAAACATCACCAGGTTTAGTAGTGTGAATATGAACTTTAAATAAAGACCCATCATGAACAACAACCATGCTTGAACCCATTTTTTCAAGTTTTTTAACAAGTGAGTCTTTGTCAAACTTTTTCGGTTTTTCAATTTCTAAGATAAATTCAGTGCAATATCCAAATTCGCCAGTAAATACTTCGCTATCAGAAATAAAAGTTGAAATTGTTGATTCACTTTCAGTAAGTTTTGCAGGGCTTCCTTCAAGATACATTCGCATACCTTCAAGAATATAAAATAATCCTTCTCCACCTGAATCTGTAACCCCAACTTCTCTTAAAACTTTAAGAAGTTGTGGTGTTTTGTCACAACTTTGGCGTGCAAAATTCACTGCAAGTTCTAATACTTCGGCAAAAGTATTATCAACAACAACTGCATCTTTAAGGTTTTCACTTACTTCACGAATAACAGTTAGAATTGTTCCTTCAATTGGTTTCATAACTGCTTTATAAGCAGATTTAGCTGCTTCTTCAAAAGCTTGAACTAAATCAAATGAAGTAATTTCTTGCTTGCTTGCAAAAGATAATGTAAATCCTTTGAAAATTTGAGACAAAATAACGCCAGAGTTGCCTCTTGCACTTAAAAGCATATTTTGACTGATTATTTTTGAAAGTTCACCAATATGAGATACATCTTGATTTTTAATAGCTTCTTTTGCAGCAGAAATTGTTGCCGCCATATTTGAGCCTGTATCACCATCGGGTACTGGGAAAACATTTAATGCATTAATGGCATTTTTATGGTTTTCCAAATTATTTGCGGCAGAAATAATCAGGTTTTTTCATTCTCTTCCGTTAAGTTTTTGCATTATTTTGTTCCTCTAATAGTTACAGATAAATTACCTAATGAAATGTTTAATTTTTTTAATTGAAACGTAATAGTTTTATGTGCTGTTTCAACAATTGATTTAGCAGAGGCATTTGAAAGTAAAATTAAACCTAGTTTAATATCAACAATATTATTATTGTTTTCAAAGAAAGTTACGCAAGCTTGACCATCAAGATCTTCGCCGGTCTCATTTCTAGTTTTTAAAGCAACAATTCCTGGAATTGTCATCAAAATTTGTTCGATTATTTGTTTAATTTCTGCTAATTTCATTTTGCCTCGTATTTATTTTATATATTGTCTTTTAATTGGAAAGTCGTGTGTAAGTTTTGCAACTTCTTTTTTAATAATTTTATATAAATCTTCTGAATTAGGATTTTTTAAAGCTTGGTGAATTAAGTTAGCTAAAAGTTTAAACTCTACTGTTGTAAATCCACGGCTTGTCATCGCTGCTGATCCAAGTCTAATACCGCTTGTAACAGTTGGACTTTCTGTATCAAAAGGTAAAGCATTTTTATTAATTGTTATATTTAATTTTGCTAATAAAAGTTCACATTCTTTGCCAGTTAACCCATAACTTTCTTTAGTGTTAATAATAAATAAGTGATTTTGAGTTAAACCTGAAATAACTTTAACACCTTTTTCCATAAATTCATTACAAAAAGCTTTTGAATTTTCAAGTACTCTCTTTTGGTATTCTTTGAACTCAGGTTGTAAAGCTTCATAAAAAGCGGCTGCTTTTCCAGCGATTTGATGAAACAAAGGGCCACCTTGATAGCCGGGAAAGACTGAACGATTTATTTTTTTATAAATTTCTTCATCATTAGTTAAAATAATCGCACCACGAGTTCCTCTTAAAGTTTTATGTGTTGTAGTCATTACAACATGAGCATGTGGAAATGGATGTGGATGTAAATTAGCAATAACTAAACCTGAAATATGTGAAATGTCTGCAAATAAATAAGCTCCAACTTCATCAGCGATTTCTCTAAATTTTTTAAAATCAATTAGTTGAGAATAAGCTGAAAATCCACAGATTATCATTTTAGGTTTAACTTGAAGAGCGATTTTTCTAATTTCATCATAGTCTAAAATTCCATCTTTATTAACGGTATAAGTATGTGATTCATAAAAAATTCCACTAAATGAAATTTTATATCCATGTGATAAGTGACCACCGCTATCTAAAGATAGACCCAAAACTTTTTCACCAGGTTTTAATAATGACATAAAAACTTCAGCGTTTGCAACTGATCCTGAATATGGTTGAACGTTAGCAAATTTTGCCCCAAAAAGTTCACACGCTCTTTTTTGAGCAAGTTTTTCAATTTCATCAACTCATAAACATCCGCCATAATATCTATTTCCTGGATATCCTTCACCATATTTATTAGTTAAA harbors:
- the glyA gene encoding serine hydroxymethyltransferase, whose translation is MYKKINLKDQELAQYINEENKRQEEHIELIASENYVSEEVINALGTCLTNKYGEGYPGNRYYGGCLWVDEIEKLAQKRACELFGAKFANVQPYSGSVANAEVFMSLLKPGEKVLGLSLDSGGHLSHGYKISFSGIFYESHTYTVNKDGILDYDEIRKIALQVKPKMIICGFSAYSQLIDFKKFREIADEVGAYLFADISHISGLVIANLHPHPFPHAHVVMTTTHKTLRGTRGAIILTNDEEIYKKINRSVFPGYQGGPLFHQIAGKAAAFYEALQPEFKEYQKRVLENSKAFCNEFMEKGVKVISGLTQNHLFIINTKESYGLTGKECELLLAKLNITINKNALPFDTESPTVTSGIRLGSAAMTSRGFTTVEFKLLANLIHQALKNPNSEDLYKIIKKEVAKLTHDFPIKRQYIK
- the plsX gene encoding phosphate acyltransferase PlsX, with the translated sequence MKKIVVDLLNNDGGEEALIEASLKFAFENKDYFLYLVGHEELIKKINTKKVGNIQIFNSTNLIHIESSPREVLRQESSMLEAFNVLKNEDADAIISSGDSGAFTSLSFFKIERLHPEIKPAFMPVMATVNEGQKMLLLDAGANLDVTSETLINWAKIATLYYKLLIENKEKITVGLLNIGSEDYKGSLLNQETNKNFKISKNNFIYEGFLEPDDAIKGKVDIVVTNGISGNIFLKTMESSFLNVLKLLKGIFYKNLKNKFAALLLKKDLKKFKERYDYRNTGGAYIAGLNKVVVKAHGSSDSLAFYSALQQVKNAIEKNLTEVLKKEIEAWND
- a CDS encoding AAA family ATPase, with product MKLIQVEAHGFKSFADKVTLKFDGGVAAIIGPNGSGKSNINDAIKWVLGETSSKALRGDSMEDIIFAGSKTEQPMDRAEVILTFDNKDREVSIPHDYFTISRVLTRGKGANEYYINGEEARAKDIKEIAMMSGISKSSLAIISQGTISGIAEATPEQRRDIFEEASGTSMYRSRKIEVQRKLERTEESLGRATVLLNELERQLGPLRRQAEKAKTYLEYKEQLKDIEVSLLVHDQINYAERLKDLTSEVNEYEITNQDITSRIKALTTSAEIKTEAMNESNKMVQELNAKIDKIKTEIQSIEIRSAAVEKQRSLVLSGQIKATTEAKIESLKEILSELNEKIVSFKKYISDKTALINELNEKSITFSTQTSKLNSMLGEKHDKLSKVRSKIEVILEAQESKTNISKGTKNIVENAHLFKGYKALVSQIINVEPQYAIAIETVLANAVQHIVVDNSDTAVKAIEFLKQNNGGRATFIPLSSINPKFINEQHIVVAQTQKGFLGVASELVQVDKEFTVLKRFLLGNILVSDNIENANKLSQLLEKKYMVVTLEGDIIRPGGVMVGGQAQHTTSTFGLEEQVKKLQEIVPLLEEEIEKIRVAKAKIEHDQKEVINLTSNYTLEKSNFESLLKEAQTKFDDYMIQYTQLSDEKIELESNIDFASSINKLITDKSNLEANLRTQQNIYQETSNSYYEIIRQKSDLEAQAREILSNSKLKYAEKATCEAKVEEAKRRLAEEYNMILETAMQYYNPDADVSGARVLVNQIRQEIRQLGHVNVDAIQELEEVQNKYNDHKKQTDDIIKAKEIFEQAIAEMDKIIVQRITETVNLVNNEFRFVFQKMFGGGMAEIRYTDPENILETGIDVIAQPPGKSVKNLKLFSGGEKALIAISLLFSILKAKPLPLCILDEVEAALDEANVIRFAQFLQSLKKDTQFIVITHRQGTMERVDKLYGATMQKRGVTTFFSVNLADAKKLIEN
- a CDS encoding DAK2 domain-containing protein, with amino-acid sequence MQKLNGREWKNLIISAANNLENHKNAINALNVFPVPDGDTGSNMAATISAAKEAIKNQDVSHIGELSKIISQNMLLSARGNSGVILSQIFKGFTLSFASKQEITSFDLVQAFEEAAKSAYKAVMKPIEGTILTVIREVSENLKDAVVVDNTFAEVLELAVNFARQSCDKTPQLLKVLREVGVTDSGGEGLFYILEGMRMYLEGSPAKLTESESTISTFISDSEVFTGEFGYCTEFILEIEKPKKFDKDSLVKKLEKMGSSMVVVHDGSLFKVHIHTTKPGDVLNAANGLGQFIRIKIDNMTVQANNSKENNQKLHSKNGNGNGNGNGNGSPKLVNGSSLISCNTGSGIIQLMKDNNVDYVIEGGQTNNPSTQDIVQAIESVGTKTVFILPNNSNITLSAQQAATLFKGKKEIVILPTKSQAQALGVALMFNKENSVQENKTLMNDAIKNMRYGEIAPSIKDTKINGIKIKEGDFMVIADGKIVDTAKTNIQAAKLLIDEIMNDDTQIINIFYGQEVFKTEAEELQEYIQSTFDVEVEIYDSGQAIYPYLISAE
- the rnc gene encoding ribonuclease III, with product MTSKNSEWLSNVRDWIKKYINLNFTEEQFLLIQQALTHSSYCHGKKNCKDYQMLEFLGDAILDFYVSDFIYSQFNLNEGEATEVRKSLVSNKHLSQCGEELQILDIIATGKNAFINGLNSHVLSSHIEAIIGAIYLAFDDRQIGFHTKRFIKKFIIQDIKKIRPDSLTNYKSIFQEHMQSNFKNSTIKYIAEELVDKPSEERFFVKVMVNTEVYGEGFGRTKKEAEQNAAKSALSKIASD
- a CDS encoding virulence protein, yielding MYGLVFYLNKAELKKAYGEEKNYHDAYEEIRDVLRHYGFHWLSNSFYFSRSINSMTQIFLATRHLKKIDFFTSSLVSLHVFRMSDLSNFTEYIIEDHNPKKMDEEEFDVDIEKGKTKKRGKK